The proteins below come from a single Microtus ochrogaster isolate Prairie Vole_2 chromosome 8, MicOch1.0, whole genome shotgun sequence genomic window:
- the Lyrm1 gene encoding LYR motif-containing protein 1 isoform X5 has product MTTATRQEVLGLYRSIFRLARKWQAASGQMEDTIKEKQYILNEARTLFQKNKNLMDPDLIKQCIDECTARIEIGLHYQIPYPRPIHLPPMGLTPLRGRRLQTQEKLRKLSKPVYLQSHDEIS; this is encoded by the exons ATGACAACAGCAACACGACAAGAAGTCCTTGGCCTCTACCGAAGCATTTTTAGGCTTGCACGGAAATGGCAGGCAGCATCAGGGCAGATGGAAGACACCATCAAAGAAAAACAGTACATACTAAATGAAGCCAGAACACtgttccagaaaaacaaaaat CTCATGGACCCGGACCTGATTAAGCAGTGTATAGATGAGTGCACAGCCAGGATTGAGATTGGACTGCATTACCAGATTCCGTATCCAAGGCCA ATTCATCTGCCTCCAATGGGTCTCACCCCACTACGAGGCCGGAGACTACAAACccaagagaaactgagaaaactttccaaaccaGTGTATCTGCAGTCTCACGACGAAATTTCCTAA
- the Lyrm1 gene encoding LYR motif-containing protein 1 isoform X2: MELGVAKARPSSWHRLLPARSCGWGKAGLTQSEYFPPPILVGLKMTTATRQEVLGLYRSIFRLARKWQAASGQMEDTIKEKQYILNEARTLFQKNKNLMDPDLIKQCIDECTARIEIGLHYQIPYPRPIHLPPMGLTPLRGRRLQTQEKLRKLSKPVYLQSHDEIS, from the exons ATGGAGCTCGGTGTGGCCAAGGCTCGGCCGAGCTCCTGGcaccgcctcctcccagcccgcTCCTGTGGGTGGGGGAAGGCAGGACTGACGCAGAGTGAGT ATTTTCCTCCTCCTATTCTGGTGGGTCTGAAGATGACAACAGCAACACGACAAGAAGTCCTTGGCCTCTACCGAAGCATTTTTAGGCTTGCACGGAAATGGCAGGCAGCATCAGGGCAGATGGAAGACACCATCAAAGAAAAACAGTACATACTAAATGAAGCCAGAACACtgttccagaaaaacaaaaat CTCATGGACCCGGACCTGATTAAGCAGTGTATAGATGAGTGCACAGCCAGGATTGAGATTGGACTGCATTACCAGATTCCGTATCCAAGGCCA ATTCATCTGCCTCCAATGGGTCTCACCCCACTACGAGGCCGGAGACTACAAACccaagagaaactgagaaaactttccaaaccaGTGTATCTGCAGTCTCACGACGAAATTTCCTAA
- the Lyrm1 gene encoding LYR motif-containing protein 1 isoform X4, translating to MKSHPNEPGCRSQTSDFPPPILVGLKMTTATRQEVLGLYRSIFRLARKWQAASGQMEDTIKEKQYILNEARTLFQKNKNLMDPDLIKQCIDECTARIEIGLHYQIPYPRPIHLPPMGLTPLRGRRLQTQEKLRKLSKPVYLQSHDEIS from the exons ATGAAGAGCCACCCAAACGAACCCGGATGTAGGAGTCAGACTTCAG ATTTTCCTCCTCCTATTCTGGTGGGTCTGAAGATGACAACAGCAACACGACAAGAAGTCCTTGGCCTCTACCGAAGCATTTTTAGGCTTGCACGGAAATGGCAGGCAGCATCAGGGCAGATGGAAGACACCATCAAAGAAAAACAGTACATACTAAATGAAGCCAGAACACtgttccagaaaaacaaaaat CTCATGGACCCGGACCTGATTAAGCAGTGTATAGATGAGTGCACAGCCAGGATTGAGATTGGACTGCATTACCAGATTCCGTATCCAAGGCCA ATTCATCTGCCTCCAATGGGTCTCACCCCACTACGAGGCCGGAGACTACAAACccaagagaaactgagaaaactttccaaaccaGTGTATCTGCAGTCTCACGACGAAATTTCCTAA
- the Lyrm1 gene encoding LYR motif-containing protein 1 isoform X1 gives MSAKMSKCPEGWTEWREGLFRGLRGRENGRRCLDFPPPILVGLKMTTATRQEVLGLYRSIFRLARKWQAASGQMEDTIKEKQYILNEARTLFQKNKNLMDPDLIKQCIDECTARIEIGLHYQIPYPRPIHLPPMGLTPLRGRRLQTQEKLRKLSKPVYLQSHDEIS, from the exons atgaGCGCGAAGATGAGTAAATGCCCCGAAGGCTGGACGGAGTGGAGAGAAGGCCTTTTTCGGGGtttaagagggagagagaacggGAGAAGATGTCTGG ATTTTCCTCCTCCTATTCTGGTGGGTCTGAAGATGACAACAGCAACACGACAAGAAGTCCTTGGCCTCTACCGAAGCATTTTTAGGCTTGCACGGAAATGGCAGGCAGCATCAGGGCAGATGGAAGACACCATCAAAGAAAAACAGTACATACTAAATGAAGCCAGAACACtgttccagaaaaacaaaaat CTCATGGACCCGGACCTGATTAAGCAGTGTATAGATGAGTGCACAGCCAGGATTGAGATTGGACTGCATTACCAGATTCCGTATCCAAGGCCA ATTCATCTGCCTCCAATGGGTCTCACCCCACTACGAGGCCGGAGACTACAAACccaagagaaactgagaaaactttccaaaccaGTGTATCTGCAGTCTCACGACGAAATTTCCTAA
- the Lyrm1 gene encoding LYR motif-containing protein 1 isoform X3, with protein sequence MELGVAKARPSSWHRLLPARSCGWGKAGLTQNFPPPILVGLKMTTATRQEVLGLYRSIFRLARKWQAASGQMEDTIKEKQYILNEARTLFQKNKNLMDPDLIKQCIDECTARIEIGLHYQIPYPRPIHLPPMGLTPLRGRRLQTQEKLRKLSKPVYLQSHDEIS encoded by the exons ATGGAGCTCGGTGTGGCCAAGGCTCGGCCGAGCTCCTGGcaccgcctcctcccagcccgcTCCTGTGGGTGGGGGAAGGCAGGACTGACGCAGA ATTTTCCTCCTCCTATTCTGGTGGGTCTGAAGATGACAACAGCAACACGACAAGAAGTCCTTGGCCTCTACCGAAGCATTTTTAGGCTTGCACGGAAATGGCAGGCAGCATCAGGGCAGATGGAAGACACCATCAAAGAAAAACAGTACATACTAAATGAAGCCAGAACACtgttccagaaaaacaaaaat CTCATGGACCCGGACCTGATTAAGCAGTGTATAGATGAGTGCACAGCCAGGATTGAGATTGGACTGCATTACCAGATTCCGTATCCAAGGCCA ATTCATCTGCCTCCAATGGGTCTCACCCCACTACGAGGCCGGAGACTACAAACccaagagaaactgagaaaactttccaaaccaGTGTATCTGCAGTCTCACGACGAAATTTCCTAA